The Lycium barbarum isolate Lr01 chromosome 10, ASM1917538v2, whole genome shotgun sequence genome includes a region encoding these proteins:
- the LOC132613854 gene encoding E3 ubiquitin-protein ligase COP1-like isoform X2: MDKKRKMEQEEAETNLQILLEFLQCLRKQKVEELNEIQNDLQYIKEDINAVEKRRVELYRARGRYSAKMRMLVDDSSAMTARPSLRDKGSGAIVSSSLNSQEQGRAGTPRRNTDARAPGNSQLVQWKNDHHGGSDSQDPNQPGKAIARKRRVHAQFNELQDCYLQKRRYSARQSQKQGERVANLMNREGYSAGLEDFQSVLSTFTRYSRLRVVAELRHADLFHSANIVSSIEFDRDDELFATAGVSRRIKVFEFSSVVNETAEAQCPVVEMSTRSKLSCLSWNKYTKNHLASSDYEGIVTVWDVTTRQSVMEYEEHEKRAWSIDFCRTEPSMLVSGSDDCKVKIWCTKQEASILTIDMKANICSVMYNPGSSAHVAVGSADHHIHYYDLRNISQPLHIFSGHRKAVSYVKFLSNYELASASTDSTLRLWDVKENVPLRTFKGHTNEKNFVGLTVNSEYLACGSETNEVFVYHKAISKPAARHRFVSDDQNDPDGDMRSFFISAVCWKRDSPAILTANSQGTIKALVLAA, encoded by the exons ATCCAAAATGATCTCCAGTACATTAAAGAAGACATAAATGCTGTGGAGAAGCGGAGAGTAGAGTTATATAGGGCAAGGGGTAGATATTCAGCAAAAATGAGAATGCTAGTCGATGATTCTTCTGCAATGACAGCCAGGCCTTCATTGAGAGATAAGGGAAGTGGTGCAATTGTTTCTAGTTCTCTCAATTCACAAGAACAAGGTCGTGCTGGCACTCCACGGAGGAACACTGATGCAAGAGCTCCCGGGAATTCTCAACTTGTGCAATGGAAGAATGACCACCACGGTGGATCAGATTCACAGGATCCTAATCAACCTGGGAAGGCAATAGCAAGGAAAAGACGCGTTCATGCACAG TTCAATGAGCTTCAAGACTGTTACCTACAAAAGAGGCGCTATTCGGCAAGACAGTCACAGAAACAGGGAGAAAGGGTAGCAAATCTCATGAATAGAGAAGGTTATTCTGCGGGACTTGAGGATTTTCAATCTGTTCTATCTACCTTTACGCGATACAG TCGGCTGCGAGTTGTTGCTGAACTCAGGCATGCTGACCTTTTCCACTCGGCCAATATTGTTTCAAG TATTGAATTTGACCGAGATGATGAATTGTTTGCTACTGCTGGGGTATCGCGAAGAATTAAGGTCTTCGAGTTTTCATCA GTGGTAAACGAAACAGCAGAAGCGCAATGTCCTGTTGTTGAAATGTCTACCCGATCCAAACTAAGTTGTTTGAGTTGGAACAAGTACACTAAAAACCACTTAGCAAGCAGTGACTATGAGGGTATAGTAACGGTTTGGGATGTTACGACTCGTCAG AGTGTGATGGAATACGAAGAGCATGAAAAACGAGCATGGAGTATTGACTTTTGCCGTACTGAACCTTCTATGCTTGTCTCTGGTAGTGATGATTGCAAG GTCAAAATTTGGTGTACGAAGCAGGAAGCCAGCATTCTTACCATTGACATGAAAGCTAACATTTGCTCGGTGATGTATAATCCAGGATCCAGCGCTCATGTAGCT GTGGGTTCTGCAGATCATCACATTCACTATTATGACTTGAGAAATATTAGCCAGCCACTGCACATTTTCAGTGGGCACCGTAAAGCTGTTTCATATGTAAAATTTTTATCCAACTACGAGCTAGCTTCTGCATCAACTGATAGTACATTGCGTTTGTGGGATGTCAAGGAGAACGTTCCT CTCCGTACTTTTAAAGGACATACGAATGAGAAGAACTTTGTAGGTCTTACAGTAAACAGCGAATACCTTGCATGTGGTAGCGAGACAAATGAAGTGTTTGTCTATCACAAG GCAATTTCTAAGCCAGCAGCTCGGCACAGATTTGTTTCTGACGATCAGAACGATCCAGATGGGGACATGAGATCATTTTTCATCAGTGCTGTTTGTTGGAAACGTGACAGCCCAGCGATTCTAACAGCAAACAGTCAAGGGACAATAAAAGCACTCGTTCTCGCTGCTTGA
- the LOC132612578 gene encoding tyrosine-protein phosphatase DSP1-like isoform X1, whose amino-acid sequence MLLENNNGDRSSTCHHPIGNSSGSDDGSPERYTPAMESAGEGLLVPPLNFSMVDYGVFRSGFPDIANFPFLQTLGLRSIIYLCPEPYPEANMEFLNANGIRLFQFAIEGSKEPPLVNIPEEKIRESLRVVLDEKNRPLLIHCKRGKHRTGSLVGCLRKLQKWCLTSIFDEYQRYAAEKARVSDLRFMELFDISGFKQPPTFSSHSKN is encoded by the exons ATGCTATTGGAGAACAACAACGGCGATCGATCCTCCACGTGTCATCATCCGATTGGCAACTCCTCCGGCTCCGACGACGGTTCGCCGGAGAGATATACTCCGGCAATGGAGAGTGCCGGAGAAGGACTTTTAGTTCCGCCACTCAATTTTTCAATGGTTGATTACGGTGTTTTTCGTTCTGGTTTCCCTGATATTGCTAATTTCCCCTTTTTACAAACCCTAGGCCTTCGCTCTATCAT ATATTTGTGTCCGGAGCCATACCCTGAAGCTAATATGGAGTTCCTAAATGCGAATGGAATTCGGCTTTTCCAGTTCGCCATTGAAGGATCCAAG GAGCCACCACTGGTCAACATCCCAGAGGAAAAAATAAGAGAATCTTTGAGAGTTGTCCTTG ATGAAAAGAACCGCCCTTTGTTAATTCACTGCAAAAGAGGAAAG CACCGAACTGGTAGCCTTGTGGGATGCCTCAGAAAATTACAGAAATGGTGCCTCACCTCAATTTTTGATGAGTACCAAAGGTACGCTGCTGAGAAAGCTAGAGTATCAGATCTAAGGTTCATGGAGTTGTTTGACATTTCCGGCTTCAAGCAACCACCGACTTTCTCTTCACATTCCAAGAATTAA
- the LOC132612578 gene encoding tyrosine-protein phosphatase DSP1-like isoform X2: MLLENNNGDRSSTCHHPIGNSSGSDDGSPERYTPAMESAGEGLLVPPLNFSMVDYGVFRSGFPDIANFPFLQTLGLRSIMSEPPLVNIPEEKIRESLRVVLDEKNRPLLIHCKRGKHRTGSLVGCLRKLQKWCLTSIFDEYQRYAAEKARVSDLRFMELFDISGFKQPPTFSSHSKN, from the exons ATGCTATTGGAGAACAACAACGGCGATCGATCCTCCACGTGTCATCATCCGATTGGCAACTCCTCCGGCTCCGACGACGGTTCGCCGGAGAGATATACTCCGGCAATGGAGAGTGCCGGAGAAGGACTTTTAGTTCCGCCACTCAATTTTTCAATGGTTGATTACGGTGTTTTTCGTTCTGGTTTCCCTGATATTGCTAATTTCCCCTTTTTACAAACCCTAGGCCTTCGCTCTATCATGTCA GAGCCACCACTGGTCAACATCCCAGAGGAAAAAATAAGAGAATCTTTGAGAGTTGTCCTTG ATGAAAAGAACCGCCCTTTGTTAATTCACTGCAAAAGAGGAAAG CACCGAACTGGTAGCCTTGTGGGATGCCTCAGAAAATTACAGAAATGGTGCCTCACCTCAATTTTTGATGAGTACCAAAGGTACGCTGCTGAGAAAGCTAGAGTATCAGATCTAAGGTTCATGGAGTTGTTTGACATTTCCGGCTTCAAGCAACCACCGACTTTCTCTTCACATTCCAAGAATTAA
- the LOC132613987 gene encoding UTP--glucose-1-phosphate uridylyltransferase, which produces MATATLSPSDTDKLTKLKSAVASLNQISENEKSGFINLVGRYLSGEAQHIDWSKIQTPTDEVVVPYDKLAPLSEDPAETKKLLDKLVVLKLNGGLGTTMGCTGPKSVIEVRNGLTFLDLIVKQIEALNAKFGCSVPLLLMNSFNTHDDTLKIVEKYANSKIDIHTFNQSQYPRLVIEDFAPLPCKGNSGKDGWYPPGHGDVFPSLMNSGKLDALLAKGKEYVFVANSDNLGAIVDLKILNHLIQNKNEYCMEVTPKTLADVKGGTLISYEGKVQLLEIAQVPDEHVNEFKSIEKFKIFNTNNLWVNLSAIKRLVEADALKMEIIPNPKEVDGVKVLQLETAAGAAIKFFDRAIGANVPRSRFLPVKATSDLLLVQSDLYTLTDEGYVIRNPARSNPSNPSIELGPEFKKVASFLGRFKSIPSIIDLDSLKVTGDVWFGSGVTLKGKVTVAAKSGVKLEIPDGAVIANKDINGPEDI; this is translated from the exons ATGGCTACTGCTACTTTATCTCCTTCAGATACCGATAAACTCACCAAACTCAAATCTGCTGTCGCTTCCCTTAACCAAATCAG tgAAAATGAGAAATCTGGATTTATTAACCTTGTCGGTCGTTATCTAAG TGGTGAAGCACAACACATTGACTGGAGTAAGATCCAGACGCCGACTGATGAGGTGGTGGTGCCTTATGACAAGTTAGCACCTCTTTCTGAAG ATCCCGCAGAGACTAAGAAGCTTTTGGACAAACTTGTTGTCCTGAAGCTCAATGGAGGCTTGGGAACAACAATGGGATGCACTGGTCCCAA ATCAGTTATTGAAGTTCGTAATGGTTTGACATTCCTTGACTTGATTGTCAAGCAAATTGAG GCCCTCAATGCCAAGTTTGGATGCAGTGTTCCCCTGCTTTTGATGAATTCATTCAACACCCATGATGATACACTGAAG ATTGTAGAAAAATATGCAAACTCAAAGATTGATATTCATACATTCAATCAG AGCCAGTACCCCCGCCTGGTTATTGAAGACTTTGCCCCACTTCCGTGCAAAGGAAATTCTGGAAAAGACGGATG GTACCCTCCAGGTCATGGTGATGTTTTCCCTTCTTTGATGAATAGTGGAAAGCTTGATGCACTACTAGCAAAG GGCAAGGAATATGTCTTTGTTGCGAACTCAGATAACTTGGGCGCCATTGTTGATTTGA AAATCCTAAATCATTTGATCCAGAACAAGAATGAGTATTGCATGGAG GTTACACCCAAAACTTTAGCTGATGTCAAAGGTGGCACCTTAATCTCTTATGAAGGAAAAGTACAG CTTCTGGAAATAGCACAAGTGCCTGATGAACAT GTCAATGAATTCAAGTCAAttgaaaaattcaaaattttcaacACCAACAACTT GTGGGTGAATCTGAGTGCTATTAAAAGACTTGTAGAAGCAGATGCACTCAAGATGGAGATTATTCCCAACCCGAAG GAAGTGGATGGGGTCAAAGTTCTTCAACTTGAAACTGCTGCCGGTGCTGCGATTAAG TTCTTTGACCGAGCAATTGGTGCTAATGTTCCTCGATCTCGTTTCCTTCCAGTGAAAGCAACTTCAGATCTGCTCCTTGTTCAG TCTGATCTTTACACCTTGACTGATGAGGGCTATGTCATCCGGAACCCGGCCAGGTCTAATCCATCTAACCCATCTATCGAGTTGGGACCTGAATTCAAGAAG GTGGCCAGCTTCTTAGGTCGTTTCAAGTCTATTCCCAGCATCATTGATCTAGATAGCTTGAAGGTGACTGGTGATGTATGGTTCGGATCTGGCGTTACCCTGAAG GGGAAAGTGACCGTTGCTGCCAAATCCGGAGTGAAGTTAGAAATTCCAGATGGCGCAGTGATTGCAAACAAG GATATCAATGGACCCGAGGATATATAG